In the genome of Sardina pilchardus chromosome 14, fSarPil1.1, whole genome shotgun sequence, one region contains:
- the LOC134101095 gene encoding C-type mannose receptor 2-like — MTLLLMTTLLVSGLGSLSSSVPRQFHVVKEQKSWTEAQQYCREEFTDLATIDDMTEMEKVKSKIHAGVNAWIGLKRESSPKWQWSLADRDFYREQETEFRNWATGQPNGGREECVLMWRGGKWHDFWCRESRPFICYDGGNSTHPYVLVTERKNWADAQRYCREKHTDLASVRNQEENDQIEQVRGNINRGAWIGLFRDAWEWSDGSSSSFRHWGAGEPDNKGVACTEIMPSGLWKDADCQHNDGSHFICYEDELVLVRENKTWREALQYCRDHHVDLVSVTSERVQRWVSERAKGASTAHVWVGLVHSYGLGWFWVCGQTICYSNWTQGHQQVESFHQGVGAVESGGGQWVSNLTKTDQLNFICTTKEQCG, encoded by the exons ATGACTCTACTTCTAATGACAACACTGCTGGtctcag GTCTGGgcagtctctcttcctctgtgccaCGTCAGTTCCATGTGGTGAAGGAGCAGAAGAGCTGGACAGAAGCTCAGCAGTACTGCAGAGAGGAGTTCACTGACCTCGCCACCATAGACGacatgacagagatggagaaggtgaaGAGCAAGATCCATGCAGGTGTAAATGCTTGGATTGGGCTGAAGAGGGAAAGCAGCCCTAAGTGGCAGTGGTCTCTGGCTGACAGGGATTTCTACAGAGAGCAGGAAACAGAGTTCAGAAACTGGGCTACAGGCCAACCCAATGGAggtagagaagagtgtgtgttaatgtggcGTGGTGGGAAATGGCATGACTTCTGGTGTCGCGAAAGCCGTCCCTTCATCTGCTATGATG GGGGAAACTCCACACATCCCTATGTGCTGGTTACTGAGAGGAAGAACTGGGCAGATGCTCAGAGATactgcagagagaaacacacagacctggccaGTGTGAGGAATCAGGAAGAGAATGACCAGATAGAGCAAGTTAGAGGAAATATAAACAGGGGTGCCTGGATTGGCCTGTTCAGAGATGCCTGGGAGTGGTCAGATGGCAGCAGTTCCTCATTCCGCCACTGGGGCGCTGGAGAACCTGATAACAAGGGTGTGGCGTGCACTGAAATTATGCCCAGTGGTCTTTGGAAAGATGCAGACTGTCAGCATAATGATGGTAGTCACTTCATCTGCTATGAAG ATGAGCTGGTTCTGGTCCGTGAGAATAAGACCTGGAGAGAGGCGCTGCAGTACTGCCGAGATCACCATGTGGACCTGGTGTCTGTGACGTCCGAGCGGGTCCAGCGCTGGGTGAGTGAACGGGCTAAAGGAGCCTCCACTGCTCACGTGTGGGTGGGCCTGGTCCACTCCTACGGCTTGGGCTGGTTCTGGGTCTGTGGACAGACCATCTGCTACAGCAACTGGACCCAAGGGCACCAGCAGGTGGAGTCCTTCCATCAAGGAGTCGGGGCAGTGGAGTCTGGAGGGGGGCAGTGGGTCAGCAACCTGACTAAGACCGACCAACTCAACTTCATCTGCACCACTAAGG AGCAGTGTGGCTGA
- the LOC134101190 gene encoding macrophage mannose receptor 1-like: MERKSWTEAQQYCREEFTDLATIDDMTENKKVKSTMQEAGAGDAWIGLKEEWQWSLVDRENEAEFRSWEPGQPNGGEGGDSTHPYVLVTERKNWTDAQRYCREKHTDLASARNQAENEQIKGVIPHSNHLNPVLYWIGLFRDAWEWSDGSSSTFRHWGAGEPNNQGVACTEIEPSGQWKDADCGDGSHFICYEDELVLVRENKTWREALQYCREHHVDLVSVTTDHIQRWVSELAKGASTAHVWVGLLHSYGVGWYWVCGQTVCYSNWTPGHEQVESFHQGVGAVESGGGQWVSNLTKTDQLNFICTTKDGCD; encoded by the exons atggagaggaagagctgGACAGAAGCTCAGCAGTACTGCAGAGAGGAGTTCACTGACCTCGCCACCATAGACGACATGACAGAGAATAAGAAGGTGAAGAGCACGATGCAGGAAGCAGGTGCTGGAGATGCCTGGATTGGGCTGAAGGAAGAGTGGCAGTGGTCTCTGGTTGACAGGGAGAATGAAGCAGAGTTCAGGAGTTGGGAACCAGGCCAACCCAATGGTGGTGAAG GGGGAGACTCCACACATCCCTATGTGCTGGTTACTGAGAGGAAGAACTGGACAGATGCTCAGAGATactgcagagagaaacacacagacctggccaGTGCGAGAAATCAGGCAGAGAACGAACAGATAAAGGGAGTCATACCACACAGCAATCATTTGAATCCTGTGCTTTACTGGATTGGCCTGTTCAGAGATGCCTGGGAGTGGTCAGATGGCAGCAGTTCCACATTCCGCCACTGGGGTGCTGGAGAACCTAATAACCAGGGTGTGGCGTGCACTGAAATTGAGCCCAGTGGTCAGTGGAAAGATGCAGACTGTGGTGATGGGAGTCACTTCATCTGCTATGAAG ATGAGCTGGTTCTGGTCCGTGAGAATAAGACCTGGAGAGAGGCGCTGCAGTACTGCCGAGAGCACCATGTGGACCTGGTGTCTGTGACGACTGACCACATCCAGCGCTGGGTGAGTGAGCTGGCTAAAGGAGCCTCCACTGCTCACGTGTGGGTGGGCCTGCTCCACTCCTACGGTGTGGGCTGGTACTGGGTCTGTGGACAGACCGTCTGCTACAGCAACTGGACCCCAGGGCACGAGCAGGTGGAGTCCTTCCATCAAGGAGTCGGGGCAGTGGAGTCTGGAGGGGGGCAGTGGGTCAGCAACCTGACTAAGACTGACCAACTCAACTTCATCTGCACCACTAAGG ATGGTTGTGACTGA